One Chloroflexota bacterium genomic region harbors:
- a CDS encoding glycosyltransferase family 4 protein — protein sequence MSDLYRRRLRIAYVYDALYPFLMGGAERRFLELAQRLSARHEVHYITWQFWDGPADLTQDGIALHGVGTPARMYGADGKRTVREAVSFAARLMPAVRSGRYDVIDCAATPYVPLYACSLAARFTKTRIVATWHEFWGDHWVEYLGHRGLVARVARSTEAGAVRLGHQQVAVSPFTADRLADAGLPEERIRVVGNGLPLEAFATARSSGVTSDIVFVGRLIEDKRVDLLIDAVDRLRAQFPTLRCLVIGDGPERRQLEAQVAELSLGQQVWFLGHVSEAEKLSLLKASRILVLPSVREGFGIAAVEGQAAGLVPIVIRSPFSAAPGLIRDGVDGLVCDPSADALAGALRSLLGDQFRMDLMRAAATQSAQRWDWDRVALDMEQVYLEVAQPEESAEARLRRLSWR from the coding sequence GTGAGTGACCTATATCGCCGGCGGCTGCGGATCGCCTACGTCTACGACGCGCTGTACCCCTTCCTGATGGGGGGCGCTGAGCGACGTTTTCTCGAGCTGGCCCAACGGCTCAGCGCCCGGCACGAGGTTCACTACATCACCTGGCAATTCTGGGACGGCCCCGCGGACCTGACCCAGGACGGGATCGCCCTGCACGGGGTGGGCACGCCTGCGCGCATGTACGGGGCCGATGGGAAGCGGACCGTGCGCGAGGCGGTCAGCTTTGCCGCTCGCCTCATGCCCGCCGTCCGAAGTGGTCGCTACGACGTGATCGATTGCGCCGCCACGCCGTACGTGCCCCTGTACGCCTGCTCGCTCGCGGCGCGCTTCACGAAGACGCGGATCGTGGCGACGTGGCACGAATTCTGGGGCGACCACTGGGTGGAGTACCTCGGCCATCGGGGCCTTGTGGCCCGGGTTGCCCGATCGACCGAGGCCGGAGCCGTGCGCCTCGGTCACCAGCAGGTGGCGGTGTCTCCGTTCACCGCGGACCGGTTGGCGGACGCGGGGTTGCCGGAGGAACGGATCCGGGTGGTGGGCAACGGACTTCCCCTGGAGGCGTTCGCCACCGCGCGGAGCTCCGGGGTCACCTCCGACATCGTCTTTGTGGGTCGCCTGATCGAAGACAAGCGGGTCGATCTCCTGATCGACGCGGTGGACCGCCTGCGAGCTCAGTTCCCCACCCTTCGCTGCCTCGTGATCGGGGATGGTCCCGAACGCCGGCAGCTGGAAGCCCAGGTCGCCGAGCTCAGCCTGGGGCAGCAAGTCTGGTTCCTGGGCCACGTCAGCGAAGCCGAGAAGCTCTCCCTGCTCAAGGCTTCTCGGATACTGGTCCTGCCATCGGTGCGCGAGGGCTTTGGCATCGCGGCCGTCGAGGGCCAGGCGGCTGGCCTAGTGCCGATCGTGATCCGCAGCCCGTTCAGCGCGGCGCCGGGCCTGATTCGTGACGGGGTGGATGGGCTGGTGTGCGATCCGAGCGCCGATGCGCTGGCCGGCGCGCTGCGCTCCCTCCTCGGCGATCAGTTCCGGATGGACCTCATGCGTGCGGCCGCGACCCAGTCGGCGCAGCGCTGGGATTGGGATCGGGTTGCCCTCGACATGGAGCAGGTCTACCTCGAGGTGGCACAACCCGAGGAGTCGGCCGAGGCTCGACTGCGGAGGTTGTCATGGCGATGA
- a CDS encoding ABC transporter permease: protein MTEIWRGTWVVSYRELLRFVNERSRLVGSFAQPLLFLVIFGAGFGNLIGSLAPGVDFIQFMYPGIIAMGVLTTSLFAGVSVVWDREFGFLRELLVAPLGRAGIVLGKAIGACVVAVLQVFLMLLIAPVVGVDLNVGMVALLVPVVFVLSIALSGLGILVASFMRSQQGFQLIIQLLIFPLIFLAGVFFPVNQAPDWLQVLSKFNPLTYGVDAIRQVFLGSDAAASLGVTVGGHVMTLPEEVALMAVFAIVLLGAAVWGFNRQE from the coding sequence ATGACCGAGATCTGGCGCGGAACCTGGGTCGTGTCCTACCGCGAGCTGCTCCGCTTCGTCAACGAACGGTCGCGGCTCGTCGGCTCGTTCGCCCAGCCGCTGCTGTTCCTGGTCATCTTCGGGGCCGGATTCGGGAACCTGATCGGCTCGCTGGCGCCGGGGGTGGATTTCATCCAGTTCATGTATCCCGGGATCATCGCCATGGGCGTGCTGACCACGTCCCTGTTCGCAGGCGTGAGCGTGGTCTGGGACCGCGAGTTCGGCTTCCTGCGCGAGCTGCTGGTGGCTCCCCTGGGGCGGGCCGGGATCGTGCTCGGCAAGGCGATCGGCGCCTGCGTGGTGGCGGTCCTCCAGGTGTTCCTGATGCTGCTCATCGCGCCCGTCGTTGGCGTGGACCTGAATGTCGGGATGGTGGCCCTCCTCGTCCCGGTCGTCTTCGTGCTGTCCATTGCCCTGTCCGGGCTGGGGATCCTGGTCGCCAGCTTCATGCGCTCGCAGCAGGGCTTCCAGCTCATCATCCAGCTGCTGATCTTCCCGCTCATCTTCCTGGCCGGGGTCTTCTTCCCGGTCAACCAGGCGCCGGATTGGCTCCAGGTGTTGAGCAAGTTCAACCCGCTAACCTACGGGGTGGACGCCATCCGCCAGGTGTTCCTGGGGAGCGACGCCGCCGCGTCACTGGGCGTCACGGTGGGCGGCCACGTCATGACCCTGCCCGAGGAGGTGGCCCTGATGGCGGTCTTCGCGATCGTGCTGCTGGGCGCCGCGGTGTGGGGCTTCAACCGCCAGGAGTAG
- a CDS encoding lysylphosphatidylglycerol synthase transmembrane domain-containing protein has translation MTARNLARWGIGIAILVALVLTFDATGIGGRLGDANLPLVLFGVVGLSSLHLLGAATWRTLARRLVGLRLDWWPTVRLYYAAQALGGFTPANLGSDAYRVAVVRGSGEGVRTAVLPIVVQRATSYLAVSLVGAAALLIASRPTDFAVGVTIGALVLAGVVLGIASLVSVGPGRLRPLRDRLLGPGAQDRRRLAGAVGIGLALGVLFHAMGVGLTFLVVLAVDPGAASLAALAAVAVARVSLLIPLTPSGLGVQEAALTLLFVGIGLPAESAIAASLLARLSLVLTAAVGAAALLLPAGRAEIVGGTAGAGRR, from the coding sequence GTGACGGCGCGGAACCTGGCGCGCTGGGGGATCGGGATCGCGATCCTGGTGGCCCTGGTCCTGACCTTCGACGCGACGGGCATCGGTGGCCGCTTGGGGGACGCCAACCTGCCGTTGGTGCTATTCGGGGTGGTCGGCCTGTCATCCCTGCACCTGCTTGGGGCCGCCACATGGCGAACCCTGGCGCGGCGCCTGGTCGGGCTCCGACTCGACTGGTGGCCGACGGTCCGCCTCTACTACGCGGCGCAGGCGCTGGGCGGGTTCACGCCGGCCAACCTCGGGAGCGACGCATACCGGGTGGCTGTGGTGCGCGGCTCGGGGGAGGGCGTCCGGACTGCAGTACTGCCGATCGTGGTCCAGCGCGCGACGAGCTACCTGGCGGTCAGCCTCGTGGGCGCAGCCGCGCTCCTCATCGCATCCCGACCGACCGACTTCGCGGTGGGCGTGACCATCGGCGCCCTGGTCCTCGCCGGGGTTGTGCTCGGCATCGCCAGTCTGGTGTCAGTGGGTCCCGGCCGGCTGCGGCCCCTGCGTGATCGACTTCTCGGCCCGGGTGCGCAAGACCGCCGGCGGTTGGCGGGCGCGGTGGGCATCGGTCTGGCGCTCGGGGTCCTCTTTCATGCGATGGGCGTCGGCCTGACCTTCCTCGTCGTCCTGGCGGTCGACCCGGGCGCGGCGTCGCTGGCGGCTCTGGCCGCGGTCGCGGTCGCCCGGGTCAGCCTCCTCATTCCGCTCACCCCGAGTGGCCTCGGCGTCCAGGAAGCCGCCCTGACGTTGCTGTTCGTCGGCATCGGCCTGCCGGCCGAATCGGCGATCGCGGCTTCGCTGCTGGCCCGTCTGTCGCTGGTGCTGACCGCGGCCGTCGGTGCCGCAGCGCTCCTGCTTCCGGCAGGCCGGGCGGAGATCGTGGGAGGTACCGCCGGCGCGGGTCGGCGCTAG
- a CDS encoding polysaccharide pyruvyl transferase family protein produces the protein MSSASRSTGLPEPILVVGGYGYRNVGDEAILSSLLRTLDGRRVTVVSRLPAETAAMHEVRAVPIAAAPRELLRHRTLVIGGGGLFGADMGLVGRLLPAYGLAASVIGVTVVLHGVGVDRALPATTALALRHLARRATQVLVRDRRSAEVLRDWGVDAAVGPDLSAWLPAAPPAVGAALLRSAGLDPRRPIVGLSLTAVNPEVSGAVLAAVAECIDALPELQFCFIPMSQHPFVAGHNDLLMARQLQAREPRLRVLEGTPHPAQVLAAFGHLAAAVCMRYHSLLFATRAGVPTIPIAYADKCRTWLAERGQTAVEPDAAALIGHIRRLVPVRKAAS, from the coding sequence GTGAGTTCCGCGTCGCGGTCGACGGGTCTCCCGGAACCGATCCTGGTGGTCGGTGGATACGGCTACCGGAACGTCGGTGACGAAGCGATCCTCTCGAGCCTGCTACGCACCCTGGACGGGCGGCGGGTAACCGTCGTTTCGCGCCTGCCCGCCGAGACGGCGGCGATGCACGAGGTTCGGGCCGTCCCCATCGCCGCGGCACCCCGCGAGCTCCTCCGCCATCGGACGCTGGTCATCGGCGGCGGCGGGCTGTTCGGCGCGGACATGGGCCTGGTGGGACGACTGCTGCCGGCGTACGGTCTGGCTGCCTCCGTGATCGGCGTCACGGTCGTGCTGCACGGGGTGGGTGTCGACCGAGCCCTCCCTGCCACCACGGCACTCGCACTGCGGCACCTCGCCCGGCGCGCCACTCAGGTCCTCGTTCGGGACCGACGCTCGGCTGAGGTGCTGCGCGATTGGGGGGTCGACGCCGCGGTCGGCCCCGACCTGTCAGCCTGGCTGCCGGCAGCTCCTCCAGCCGTCGGGGCCGCGCTGCTGCGATCCGCGGGGCTTGACCCCCGGCGACCGATCGTGGGACTGAGCCTGACCGCCGTGAATCCGGAGGTGTCCGGGGCGGTGCTGGCCGCGGTGGCGGAATGCATCGACGCGCTTCCTGAGCTGCAGTTCTGCTTCATCCCGATGAGCCAGCACCCGTTCGTAGCCGGGCACAACGATCTCCTGATGGCGCGCCAGCTCCAGGCGCGGGAGCCGCGCCTCCGCGTCCTCGAGGGCACACCCCATCCTGCGCAGGTGCTGGCGGCCTTTGGGCACCTGGCCGCCGCGGTGTGCATGCGGTACCACAGCCTCCTGTTCGCGACTCGGGCCGGCGTTCCGACCATCCCGATCGCCTACGCGGACAAGTGTCGGACCTGGCTGGCCGAGCGCGGCCAGACGGCGGTCGAACCTGACGCTGCGGCGTTGATCGGTCACATCCGACGACTGGTGCCGGTCCGCAAGGCGGCCTCGTGA
- a CDS encoding HAD family hydrolase: MRALIFDLDGTLIDTVYAHVFAWQRALAEAGMPIEGWRIHRRMGMSGGLFTRAVARELGRPLSDQEIEDVQQRHGQLFRELLPERRPLPGAADLLRHLTEGGVPYGIATSGRRPEINDSLEALGVAQGVVVVERGDVMRAKPEPDLFLACQERMGVQIRDVTVVGDAVWDLLAARRAGMLSVGLLTGGYGGDELLAAGAFRVYRDPAELDASLDELGIG, encoded by the coding sequence GTGCGGGCGCTCATCTTCGACCTGGACGGAACCCTCATCGACACCGTCTACGCCCACGTGTTCGCCTGGCAGCGCGCGCTGGCCGAGGCCGGCATGCCCATCGAGGGCTGGCGGATCCATCGGCGGATGGGGATGAGCGGCGGGCTGTTCACGCGGGCCGTCGCTCGCGAGCTGGGGCGCCCGCTCAGCGACCAGGAAATCGAGGACGTCCAGCAGCGCCACGGCCAGCTGTTTCGCGAGCTGCTGCCCGAGCGACGCCCGCTGCCTGGAGCCGCGGATCTACTGCGCCACCTGACCGAGGGCGGCGTGCCGTACGGGATCGCCACCTCAGGACGCCGGCCGGAGATCAACGACTCTCTCGAGGCGCTGGGAGTGGCCCAGGGGGTAGTCGTCGTCGAGCGTGGAGATGTCATGCGGGCCAAGCCGGAGCCGGACCTGTTCCTCGCCTGCCAGGAGCGGATGGGGGTCCAGATCCGCGACGTGACCGTGGTCGGCGACGCGGTGTGGGACCTGCTTGCTGCGCGACGGGCGGGGATGCTGTCGGTGGGTTTGCTGACCGGCGGCTACGGCGGGGACGAGCTGTTGGCTGCCGGCGCGTTCAGGGTCTACCGCGACCCCGCCGAGCTGGACGCCTCGCTGGACGAGCTGGGGATCGGCTGA
- a CDS encoding ATP-binding cassette domain-containing protein, with protein MIIEVDGLAKHFGEIEAVKGVTFGVEPGEIFGFLGPNGAGKTTTINMLCTLIAPSAGSARVNGFDVRRERSEVRRSIGLVFQQTTLDEYLSAEQNLRFHAYAYGIPAELREQRMTELLAMVDLTDRRKGDVRKYSGGMKRRLEIARGLLHHPQVLFLDEPTLGLDPQTRRLIWDYLRALREQEGLTIFLTTHYMDEAEHSDRIAVIDHGRIVGLDTPNGLKRSVGGDLVTIAAADNQAAALEIGDRYGTEAAVRDGTVSFTVSHGPEFLPEFIRSFSQPLASVTVRQPTLDDVFLHLTGREIRDEELDSQEQLVARMARFRGRQSR; from the coding sequence ATGATCATCGAGGTCGACGGCCTCGCCAAGCACTTCGGCGAGATCGAGGCGGTCAAGGGCGTGACGTTCGGCGTGGAGCCGGGCGAGATCTTCGGCTTCCTGGGCCCCAATGGGGCAGGCAAGACGACGACCATCAACATGCTCTGTACCCTCATCGCCCCCAGCGCGGGGTCCGCGCGGGTCAACGGTTTCGACGTGCGGCGTGAGCGCAGCGAAGTCCGCCGCTCCATCGGTCTGGTCTTCCAGCAGACGACCCTGGACGAGTACCTGTCCGCCGAGCAGAACCTCCGCTTCCACGCCTATGCCTACGGCATCCCTGCCGAGCTGCGGGAGCAGCGCATGACCGAGCTGCTGGCCATGGTCGACCTGACTGACCGACGGAAGGGCGACGTGCGGAAGTACTCGGGCGGCATGAAGCGTCGGCTGGAGATCGCTCGCGGCCTGCTCCACCACCCGCAAGTGTTATTCCTGGACGAGCCCACCCTGGGCCTGGACCCGCAGACCCGACGCCTGATCTGGGACTACCTGCGCGCGCTGCGCGAGCAGGAGGGGCTGACCATCTTCCTGACCACCCACTACATGGACGAGGCCGAGCACAGCGACCGGATCGCGGTCATCGACCACGGCCGAATCGTGGGCCTGGACACGCCCAACGGGTTGAAGCGTTCCGTGGGAGGAGACCTGGTCACGATCGCGGCCGCCGACAACCAGGCCGCGGCGCTCGAGATCGGCGATCGGTACGGGACCGAGGCCGCCGTCCGCGACGGGACGGTGAGCTTCACCGTGTCCCACGGGCCCGAGTTCTTGCCCGAGTTCATTCGCAGCTTCAGCCAGCCGCTGGCATCGGTCACGGTGCGGCAGCCGACCCTGGACGACGTGTTCCTGCACCTGACCGGTCGCGAGATTCGCGACGAGGAGCTGGACTCACAGGAGCAGCTCGTGGCGCGCATGGCGCGCTTCCGAGGCCGCCAAAGCCGATGA
- a CDS encoding VWA domain-containing protein, which produces MATQSAALRPGGFVLLTPLLRFVGQLREAGIPVSSSEVIDATVALRTVDLIDRGQVRGAMAATLIKQAEDLLTFDLLFELHFAVRPFTRDGEIAETGANNPGLRQITTSLDRVSFDQMGTEGSTALLDAIMEAIQRGDPEALRALAEMTVARLGGIGTQPGASERYFMYRILRALELSKLMGQMIATARAEAGPSGVDERALREQLAERIEAFKQMLAAHIRGSLAGLRGAEASVRAIEMLGTDEIDFLGASPRQMAAMREAIRPLARALATKMARRRRRRDRGRLDVRRTVRRSLSSGGVLLDPAFKRPKVARPDLYLLCDVSGSVAEFASFTLTLLQAMTTEFSRMRSFAFVDGIDEVTDHLKDVASFLEVRHVLYRADVVRDEGHSDYGAVFGRFWERFGSGIDSRSTVIITGDARSNYRAPQIEALRSLHARARKVYLLNPEPENEWDTSDSIVSEYAPLLDSVFEVRNLRQLAEAVFRIT; this is translated from the coding sequence ATGGCCACGCAATCGGCCGCGTTACGACCTGGCGGCTTTGTGCTGCTGACTCCGTTGCTGCGGTTCGTCGGCCAGCTTCGCGAGGCGGGGATCCCGGTCTCGTCCTCGGAGGTCATCGACGCAACCGTGGCGCTGCGCACCGTTGACCTCATCGACCGTGGCCAGGTCAGGGGCGCTATGGCGGCAACCCTCATCAAGCAAGCAGAGGATCTGCTTACCTTCGATTTGCTGTTCGAGCTTCACTTCGCCGTGCGTCCGTTCACCCGCGACGGCGAGATCGCGGAAACCGGTGCGAACAACCCCGGCCTGCGCCAGATCACGACCAGCCTCGATCGAGTCAGCTTCGACCAGATGGGGACCGAGGGGTCGACCGCCTTGCTGGACGCCATCATGGAGGCCATCCAACGCGGGGATCCGGAGGCCTTGCGCGCGCTCGCCGAGATGACCGTCGCCCGCCTCGGCGGGATCGGCACTCAGCCCGGAGCGTCGGAGCGGTACTTCATGTATCGGATCCTGCGAGCGTTGGAGCTCTCCAAGCTGATGGGTCAGATGATCGCCACCGCCCGGGCCGAGGCCGGACCATCGGGGGTCGATGAGCGCGCCCTCCGGGAGCAACTCGCGGAGCGTATCGAGGCATTCAAGCAGATGTTGGCGGCCCATATCCGGGGAAGCCTGGCAGGCCTCCGTGGCGCCGAGGCATCGGTTCGAGCCATCGAGATGCTGGGCACCGACGAAATCGACTTCCTCGGCGCGTCACCCCGTCAAATGGCGGCGATGCGGGAGGCGATTCGGCCATTGGCTCGGGCGCTGGCAACCAAGATGGCGCGGCGCCGGCGCCGCCGTGACCGCGGTCGCCTCGATGTGCGGAGGACCGTCCGCCGCTCGCTGTCATCGGGCGGGGTTCTCCTCGACCCGGCGTTCAAGCGGCCGAAGGTGGCCCGTCCCGACCTGTACCTGCTGTGTGACGTGTCCGGCTCGGTCGCCGAGTTCGCCTCGTTCACCCTCACCCTGCTCCAGGCCATGACGACCGAGTTCAGCCGGATGCGGTCCTTCGCGTTCGTGGATGGCATCGATGAGGTGACCGACCATCTGAAGGATGTCGCGTCGTTCCTAGAAGTTCGTCACGTCCTGTACCGGGCAGACGTGGTACGCGATGAGGGGCACTCGGACTACGGCGCGGTGTTTGGTCGATTCTGGGAGCGATTCGGAAGCGGCATCGACTCACGCTCGACGGTGATCATCACCGGGGATGCCCGGTCCAACTACCGAGCGCCCCAGATCGAGGCCCTCCGCTCCCTCCACGCACGCGCGCGCAAGGTGTACCTCCTGAATCCTGAACCCGAGAACGAGTGGGACACCAGCGACTCGATCGTGTCGGAGTACGCCCCGCTGCTGGACAGCGTGTTCGAGGTCCGCAACCTCCGCCAGCTGGCCGAGGCGGTATTCCGCATCACATAG
- a CDS encoding trypsin-like peptidase domain-containing protein — MPPPSTHRRSAPRLRLVADAIDASLPASRATPPEADTDPLDAYSRIVTAVAERLLRQVVLLRVEGGNGRRARSGVGSGVVVSQDGFILTSAHVLAGAREGVAAFSDGRELKIEIVGRDPLSDMAVVRVDGGRLEAAELGDADRLKVGQLVVAVGSPLGLAGSVTAGVVSALGRSLPTQTGSATRIVENVIQTDAALNPGNSGGALADAGGQVVGINTAVAAIGVGLAVPINAATRRIIGALMRDGRFRRAFLGIAGMRRPLPPRVARALGRAAGIGLTEVVRSSPAEAAGLRDGDLILDVDGQPVGDASDLQRLMVGETIGRPLPIRILRIGEVRDLTIVPVELKP, encoded by the coding sequence ATGCCGCCACCCTCCACGCACCGCCGTTCCGCGCCCCGCCTCCGACTCGTGGCCGACGCAATCGACGCCAGCCTGCCTGCCTCGCGCGCAACTCCCCCGGAGGCTGACACCGACCCGCTCGATGCGTACTCACGCATCGTGACCGCCGTTGCGGAGCGCCTCCTGCGCCAGGTCGTCCTGCTCCGGGTGGAGGGCGGGAACGGTCGCCGGGCCCGATCCGGGGTGGGATCGGGCGTGGTGGTCAGCCAGGACGGGTTCATCCTGACCTCGGCCCACGTCCTGGCCGGCGCCCGGGAGGGTGTGGCGGCGTTCTCGGACGGGCGGGAGCTCAAGATCGAGATCGTCGGCCGCGATCCTCTGTCCGACATGGCGGTCGTCCGGGTGGATGGCGGCCGGCTCGAGGCCGCCGAGCTGGGGGATGCGGACCGGCTCAAGGTGGGCCAGCTGGTGGTGGCCGTGGGCTCTCCGCTCGGGCTGGCGGGCTCCGTCACGGCAGGCGTGGTGAGCGCCCTGGGCCGGTCATTGCCGACCCAGACCGGCAGCGCGACGCGGATTGTCGAGAACGTCATCCAGACCGACGCCGCCCTGAACCCGGGTAACTCCGGCGGCGCACTGGCCGATGCCGGTGGCCAGGTCGTGGGCATCAACACGGCGGTGGCCGCGATCGGGGTGGGCCTGGCCGTGCCCATCAACGCCGCGACCCGGCGCATCATTGGCGCCCTGATGCGAGATGGACGGTTCCGGCGCGCGTTCCTGGGGATAGCCGGAATGCGGCGGCCGCTTCCACCGCGCGTGGCGCGGGCCCTGGGTCGGGCGGCGGGGATCGGCCTGACCGAGGTCGTCCGCAGCAGCCCGGCCGAGGCAGCCGGCTTGCGCGACGGCGATCTGATCCTCGACGTTGACGGTCAGCCGGTGGGCGATGCGAGCGACCTTCAGCGCCTTATGGTGGGCGAGACGATCGGGCGTCCGCTGCCGATCCGTATCCTGCGCATCGGGGAGGTTCGCGATTTGACTATCGTCCCAGTGGAGCTGAAGCCGTGA
- a CDS encoding zinc-binding alcohol dehydrogenase family protein translates to MRAVRFDEYGGYDVLKVVDVPTPEPGPDEVLVKLTAAAVNPFDNTCRNGWVAAVKPGTIQGNEGSGVVVGDGSEAFPTGTRVMVVGTYGYARPGTWQEYVTANANEAIRVPDNLTDVEAAAVPVAYLGAQLALTHGVGLKPGMSLLIPGIGGSVGNAAVQLARIHGAGRVITSAGRTEKAERARAEGYEDVIDLSQESLSEGVMRLTDGKGVEVALDSIGGRITGEALKSLSPGGRLIQMGYPAGTDLTVDSIVLIWGPAGTGSTSIHGFNIYFQPGEAWSAAWDVLVPLLSSGQIKPLLDDHTYPLEEAAEATRHLIEDRPYGKVVLTIG, encoded by the coding sequence ATGCGTGCGGTTCGGTTCGATGAGTACGGGGGCTACGACGTCCTGAAGGTCGTCGACGTCCCGACCCCTGAACCGGGGCCCGACGAGGTGCTGGTCAAATTGACCGCCGCGGCGGTCAACCCGTTCGACAACACCTGTCGCAATGGTTGGGTCGCCGCCGTCAAGCCGGGCACGATCCAGGGCAACGAGGGGTCCGGCGTTGTCGTCGGCGACGGGAGCGAGGCCTTTCCGACCGGGACGCGGGTGATGGTGGTCGGCACCTACGGCTACGCCCGTCCGGGTACCTGGCAGGAATACGTGACAGCGAACGCCAACGAGGCCATCCGCGTGCCGGACAACCTGACGGATGTCGAAGCCGCCGCTGTGCCTGTGGCGTACCTGGGGGCGCAACTCGCGCTGACGCACGGGGTGGGACTCAAGCCGGGCATGTCCCTGTTGATTCCAGGGATCGGCGGTTCGGTCGGGAACGCCGCCGTGCAGCTCGCCCGTATCCACGGCGCCGGTCGCGTCATCACCTCGGCCGGACGCACGGAGAAGGCAGAACGGGCCCGCGCCGAGGGCTATGAGGACGTCATCGACCTGTCGCAAGAGTCGCTCAGTGAAGGCGTAATGCGGCTCACGGACGGCAAGGGCGTCGAGGTCGCCCTGGATTCGATCGGCGGACGGATCACCGGGGAGGCCTTGAAGTCACTGAGTCCTGGCGGACGCCTGATTCAGATGGGGTATCCGGCCGGGACTGACTTGACCGTGGACTCGATCGTCCTCATCTGGGGCCCGGCGGGGACGGGTTCGACCAGCATCCACGGCTTCAACATCTACTTCCAGCCGGGCGAGGCGTGGTCCGCTGCGTGGGACGTCCTGGTGCCGCTACTGAGCTCCGGCCAGATCAAGCCGCTGCTGGACGATCACACCTATCCACTGGAGGAGGCGGCCGAGGCGACCCGCCACCTGATCGAGGACCGCCCGTATGGCAAGGTCGTGCTGACCATCGGGTGA
- a CDS encoding DUF1232 domain-containing protein has protein sequence MSAADPFPRQRFGALVRRLPRYARLAWTLSRHPKVTGRRRAALVAAAVYVLSPIDLVPGFIPVAGQLDDAAVVLIGLSLALRSLTPAERAAALASANLAAGDIQDDLATIRACYTWMGRTGFRLGRRGAGLLARGAGRVARRVASGVSGRLRRTNEDDAG, from the coding sequence GTGAGCGCCGCCGATCCGTTCCCGCGCCAACGGTTCGGGGCGCTTGTCCGGCGTCTGCCGCGCTACGCCCGCCTGGCGTGGACCCTCAGCCGTCATCCGAAGGTCACTGGCCGGCGTCGGGCGGCCCTGGTGGCCGCCGCGGTGTACGTCCTGTCACCGATCGACCTCGTGCCGGGTTTCATTCCGGTGGCGGGCCAGCTTGACGACGCCGCTGTCGTGCTGATCGGCCTCAGCCTGGCGTTGCGGAGCCTGACACCGGCGGAGCGGGCGGCCGCGCTGGCCTCGGCCAATCTGGCCGCGGGCGATATCCAGGACGACTTGGCCACCATTCGCGCCTGCTACACCTGGATGGGGCGTACCGGGTTTCGGCTGGGGCGCCGCGGGGCGGGCTTGCTGGCCAGGGGAGCTGGCCGGGTCGCGCGCCGGGTGGCATCCGGCGTGAGCGGCCGCCTGCGCCGAACCAACGAGGACGACGCGGGCTAG